A DNA window from Caulobacter mirabilis contains the following coding sequences:
- a CDS encoding DUF882 domain-containing protein, whose amino-acid sequence MTGDDCPCCSAAALGRRRLLSLGLGGLAAAASAPVLAQTPTVPVTATGAVDPENAPTPPGFSLSPTPLTPPPAGPRHLKFRHLHTDKDLDVVYWDNGRYVWDALQAVNQHLADFRTLEVHPIDVRLLDILFTLQAATGSEEPYRIVSAFRSAATNEMLADQSAATNAGTSQVAKKSQHMEGKAIDMRLNDVSLTGLRDAALALKGGGVGYYPDSGFIHVDIGPVRTWQGT is encoded by the coding sequence GTGACCGGGGACGACTGCCCCTGCTGCTCGGCGGCGGCGCTCGGACGGCGCCGGCTGCTGTCGCTGGGGCTAGGCGGCCTGGCCGCCGCGGCGTCCGCCCCGGTCCTGGCCCAGACGCCGACCGTCCCGGTCACGGCGACAGGGGCGGTCGACCCCGAGAACGCGCCGACCCCGCCGGGCTTCTCGCTGTCGCCGACGCCTCTGACGCCGCCGCCGGCCGGTCCGCGCCATCTGAAGTTCCGCCACCTGCACACCGACAAGGACCTCGACGTCGTCTATTGGGACAACGGCCGCTACGTCTGGGACGCGCTGCAGGCGGTGAACCAGCATCTGGCCGACTTCCGCACGCTGGAGGTCCATCCGATCGACGTGCGGCTGCTCGACATCCTGTTCACGCTGCAGGCGGCGACCGGCAGCGAGGAGCCCTACCGGATCGTCTCGGCCTTCCGCTCGGCGGCGACCAACGAGATGCTGGCCGACCAGAGCGCGGCGACCAACGCCGGGACCTCGCAGGTGGCCAAGAAGAGCCAGCACATGGAAGGCAAGGCGATCGACATGCGCCTGAACGACGTGTCGCTGACCGGCTTGCGCGATGCGGCGCTGGCGCTCAAGGGAGGCGGGGTGGGCTACTATCCCGACTCCGGCTTCATTCACGTGGATATCGGTCCGGTGCGGACCTGGCAGGGAACCTAA